From Pseudoalteromonas rubra, one genomic window encodes:
- a CDS encoding NAD-dependent epimerase/dehydratase family protein: MKVLVTGSAGRVGRAIYIKLMAQHQVVGIDKTPCSTADFVGDIRDSQLLNEALQGVEVIIHTAALHAPHVGRVEDSAFQRINVDATEQLALAGINADIKHFVFTSTTALYGYASTPKGMAGWVTEKTQPQPKSVYHHSKIIAEQKLAEIAKRFNLPVTVLQMSRCFPEPADLMAVYRLTRGIDARDVASAHLCAIEKRLPGFQRFIVSGATPFSPADCKRLYLNAAEIISERCPGLLSAFEQRGWALPDSLDRVYDSSAAQLHLGWRSEHGFEQVLEMLDAEFAEVLPAINQNRDTQTQ; encoded by the coding sequence ATGAAAGTGCTGGTAACGGGCTCTGCAGGCAGAGTTGGACGCGCCATTTACATTAAGCTCATGGCACAGCATCAGGTGGTTGGGATTGATAAAACACCTTGTTCAACTGCGGATTTTGTCGGGGATATCAGGGACAGCCAGTTGCTTAACGAGGCGCTGCAGGGCGTAGAAGTGATAATACATACTGCGGCTTTACATGCACCGCATGTCGGGCGTGTTGAAGACAGTGCGTTTCAGCGCATTAATGTTGATGCAACAGAACAGTTGGCATTGGCCGGCATAAATGCGGATATAAAGCACTTTGTATTCACCAGCACTACTGCACTGTATGGTTATGCATCGACTCCCAAGGGGATGGCAGGTTGGGTAACAGAAAAGACTCAGCCGCAGCCCAAATCGGTTTATCACCACAGTAAAATAATCGCAGAACAAAAATTAGCCGAAATAGCAAAGCGCTTTAATTTACCTGTTACTGTACTCCAAATGTCCCGGTGCTTCCCTGAGCCTGCAGATTTGATGGCAGTTTACAGGTTAACACGCGGAATTGACGCCCGGGATGTGGCCAGCGCGCATCTGTGTGCAATAGAAAAACGCTTGCCTGGCTTTCAACGCTTTATTGTGTCTGGTGCAACACCTTTTAGCCCCGCTGACTGCAAACGCTTATACCTGAATGCCGCTGAGATTATTTCTGAAAGATGTCCGGGGCTGCTTTCGGCATTTGAACAACGAGGCTGGGCTTTACCCGATTCATTGGACAGAGTATACGACTCATCCGCGGCACAGCTACATCTTGGCTGGCGATCAGAGCATGGGTTTGAGCAGGTTCTGGAGATGTTAGATGCTGAATTCGCCGAGGTATTGCCTGCTATAAATCAAAACAGAGATACTCAGACCCAATAA
- a CDS encoding DUF2071 domain-containing protein, producing the protein MDSLSFKDFLKPRPAPTGIDVLCKLQHFAIITYAVDVSKFAGLFPARFKLDTVMIDGVEKGLVSVVPFIDVDFTSAVYPFPKYTMGQTNYRIYIIDRDSGERCVWFLGTTLDSWTRIVPSMLWKLPWYSGKVVFDCDYDQSQEVYRRYKMHTTAHWAPASVELMQHKDALIELPGFPDTETGLVYLTHPLTGFYYRRDGRLGTYRVWHKELKVSSAILKSANFGLLSRLDLVSDAEQQKPHSVLVEPINEFTIYLPPKVLNTSPEHA; encoded by the coding sequence ATGGACTCTTTGTCATTCAAAGACTTTTTAAAGCCCAGACCTGCACCTACGGGCATAGATGTGCTGTGTAAGCTTCAGCATTTTGCGATCATTACGTATGCTGTTGATGTTAGCAAATTTGCCGGCCTATTTCCGGCGCGCTTCAAGCTCGATACGGTGATGATAGATGGCGTGGAAAAGGGGTTAGTTTCTGTCGTGCCCTTTATCGATGTTGACTTTACTTCGGCTGTTTATCCTTTCCCCAAGTACACGATGGGGCAAACCAACTACCGTATCTATATCATCGACAGGGATTCAGGGGAGCGATGTGTCTGGTTTCTTGGTACTACGCTTGATTCGTGGACCCGCATTGTGCCCAGCATGCTCTGGAAGCTTCCCTGGTATAGTGGCAAAGTGGTTTTTGATTGTGATTATGACCAATCACAGGAGGTATACCGCCGTTATAAGATGCATACCACAGCACACTGGGCACCCGCCAGCGTTGAATTGATGCAGCACAAAGATGCGCTTATTGAGTTACCCGGATTTCCTGATACTGAAACGGGGCTTGTTTACCTGACTCACCCTTTAACTGGGTTTTACTACCGGCGTGATGGGCGTTTGGGTACTTACCGTGTATGGCACAAAGAACTCAAGGTTTCGTCTGCGATTTTGAAATCCGCAAACTTTGGTTTACTCTCTCGTCTGGATCTGGTTTCTGACGCGGAGCAGCAAAAGCCACATAGTGTGTTAGTGGAACCAATCAATGAGTTTACAATTTACCTGCCTCCAAAAGTACTGAATACCAGCCCGGAGCATGCTTGA
- a CDS encoding HEAT repeat domain-containing protein, with amino-acid sequence MIADSFIRVLSVSNSVECVESAFHDFVERQDFKTQVLNMVEHTALGKISRKGITLYEDDTWSLLLTLDTYTTPSDVATTFSSESLYSVVSEHHYAVSIYSEKDGSLILSPETLPINTRQLKISPNNHAYVFHGAQEKVVVALHNKSVAREVCPYYDTVSGRKIATYSGTHDLERYKVLAGFLPQFGATAAPYLVKLTKHKVNAIRWQALVELFKVDHQQAKVILIEFLEDPCHIVRAQADATLTQLTEFEKAC; translated from the coding sequence ATGATAGCTGATAGTTTTATCCGTGTGTTGTCTGTCAGCAACTCAGTTGAGTGTGTTGAGAGCGCATTCCATGACTTTGTTGAAAGGCAAGACTTTAAAACGCAAGTTTTGAACATGGTTGAGCACACAGCGCTTGGTAAAATTAGCCGCAAAGGCATAACACTGTACGAAGACGATACCTGGTCTTTGCTGCTCACGCTGGATACTTATACAACACCAAGCGACGTCGCAACGACATTTTCCTCCGAATCTTTATACAGCGTTGTTTCCGAACATCACTATGCTGTGAGTATCTACTCAGAAAAGGATGGCTCACTCATACTCTCACCAGAGACTTTGCCAATTAATACAAGGCAACTGAAAATCAGCCCAAACAACCATGCCTATGTATTTCATGGCGCACAAGAAAAGGTGGTTGTCGCACTACACAATAAGTCCGTAGCCAGAGAGGTTTGCCCTTATTACGACACAGTCTCGGGAAGAAAGATCGCAACTTACTCAGGCACACACGACCTCGAAAGATATAAGGTCCTAGCTGGGTTTTTGCCTCAGTTTGGCGCAACAGCGGCCCCCTACCTCGTTAAACTAACCAAGCACAAAGTCAACGCCATACGCTGGCAAGCCCTGGTTGAGTTATTTAAAGTCGACCACCAACAGGCTAAGGTCATTTTAATCGAGTTTTTAGAGGACCCTTGTCACATCGTCAGGGCGCAAGCCGATGCCACACTCACCCAATTAACTGAATTTGAAAAGGCGTGTTAG
- a CDS encoding DsbA family protein, whose product MQFIYVMDPMCGWCYGFQPELERFLTPYPDAQMSWIMGGLAPDTTQPMAQSLRDTIASYWVEIERRTSVTFNHDFWHLNTPVRSTYQACRAVIAAQSLAEQGSQKHGAMVMAKAIQAAYYQQAKNPSLDAILVGCAMAIGLDDVQFESALHAAETEAQFQQHLDIARQLQVTGFPALFYVNENGYAYPLTLGFCYADDLALRLASCIKK is encoded by the coding sequence ATGCAATTTATCTATGTAATGGACCCCATGTGTGGCTGGTGCTACGGATTTCAACCTGAATTAGAGCGGTTTTTAACGCCTTATCCCGATGCACAGATGAGCTGGATAATGGGGGGACTGGCACCAGATACGACGCAGCCCATGGCGCAGAGCTTAAGAGATACGATTGCTTCGTATTGGGTTGAAATAGAGCGAAGAACATCGGTTACGTTTAATCATGACTTTTGGCATCTCAATACCCCTGTGCGTTCAACCTATCAAGCTTGTCGGGCAGTCATTGCTGCGCAAAGCCTGGCAGAGCAAGGATCACAAAAGCATGGCGCAATGGTCATGGCTAAGGCTATTCAGGCAGCCTATTACCAGCAAGCTAAAAACCCTTCGTTAGATGCCATCCTGGTTGGATGTGCAATGGCCATTGGCCTGGACGACGTGCAGTTTGAATCGGCATTGCATGCGGCTGAAACTGAAGCACAATTTCAGCAACATCTGGATATTGCGCGGCAGCTTCAGGTAACAGGCTTTCCTGCACTGTTTTACGTTAACGAAAATGGATACGCTTATCCGCTGACTCTGGGGTTTTGCTACGCTGACGACCTGGCCCTGCGATTGGCGTCCTGCATCAAGAAATAA